CGCTCCAGCAAGCGCAGGCCCGAATATCCACGCAGTTGCGCGCGCACCTGCTCTGGATCAGGCGTGTAGCAGAACAGGGTCTCTCCGCTGATTTCCAGTCGCCTAGCGTTTGGCCTGATCAAAAGACTAAGCTCCTGCGGATCGCCACCATAAATTTCGATCACGGGACAGCCAATCTGCTCCTCGATCAGGGCATGCGGTCGGCCTTCGGCGATCTTTCGCCCAGCTTCAAGCACGCACAGCCGGTCGCACAAGCGCTCCGCCTCTTCCATGATATGGGTGGTCAGAAGAATTGTCTTGCCTCGTGCCAACAGCGATCGAAGCCGCTCCCAGATCAAGTGTCGTGCGTGTGGGTCGAGACCAGTGGTCGGCTCGTCCAAAATGAGTAGCTGTGGGTCATTAATGAGCGCACGCGCCAAAGTGAGGCGCCGCTTCATTCCTCCAGATAGGTCTGCCACACGCGTATTCGTCTTGCTCTCAAGTCTCGCAAAATCAAGCAGAGACGGGATGACCGCTTCGATTTCTCGGGTGCTCATGCGGAAGTAGCGGCCGTATACTAAAAGGTTTTCGCGGACCGTGAATTCCAGGTCGAGATTATCGAACTGAGACACGATCCCGATTTTCGCTCGTGCCAAGCGAACCTGGCGCGGTTCCCGTGCTCCGAGTACAGTGATTGTGCCTGCACTTGGCGACGTCATCCCTAGGATCATACGGGTGATCGTACTTTTACCTGCGCCGTTCGGCCCTAAAAGACCAAAACATTCTCCGGCGGCGATAGTAAACGACAAGTCATTGACGACGACTTTACCACCATATGATTTCGAAACACCGGCCAGGTCGATTGCAACTGAAGACAAGGACCCAGAAGGCGAATCCATTGACTTACTTTTTGATTGGCCCTGCCGCTCCGATAGGATGATATGATCCTGGTGCGGATCAGCGATCGCCGTCTTCAAATTCGCTAATTGCCCGTTCATTTCTTGTCCCAAATTTTGAGGTGCAGTGACGCGTCCATCACTCGCCACTATAGGCAATTTCAGATGTCGCCCGCCCTGGCACTTTGGTAGCTCCCTGACCAACATTCGGCGCAATCGCGACTGATCCGCGCGACAGCCAGTCGCTATTGGATAAGGTACAAAGGGCATAGGCCTTCAAAGGAATTAAGAGAAAGATGTTCACGAGCGTGTGGAGAGCAAAGCCCAGAAACCTAAGTTCGCGGGCGCGATAGGCAACCACGCTGCATCGCACAAGAGTCATGGAGCCGATGACCATGATCGTCCACCATGGTACTGTGGCGGTCATCGCAAACTGCCCAATACCCGTCAACACCGACAGCGCAAGAAGTAAAGGGCCGCCATTTTGCCCGATTACGTCCAGCGTGAGATATCGATCAAGGCCAGGCAGTACGGGGAACGCAAGCAAAGTATCCCGAAAAGTGCTGCGTGCCCACCGTAGTTGTTGACGCAGATAAACACCTATTGTGTCAGGAACAACTGTCGCCGCGATGGCGCTCGGAACATACTCAGTTCGAAAACCTGCGCTCAGCATGAGAATCGTTAAATGGCGATCTTCACCGAAGTCACTCGGCTTGCCGCGATAAAGTTGCGTCTCGTACTGATCCAGCAGCGAGAGCATAGCAGAACGCCGGTACATCGCGCATGGGCCGCAGCAGCACATAACTGCACCGAAGCGAGCTTGCGCCGCGCGCTCCTCGTTGCAGGCAAGCCAGTACTCCATGTCAATCAAGCGAGTCAGCCAAGTGTCCCCCTGGTTACTGGCTTTCAATTGGCCCATCGCCGCACCGACCGCTGGATCGCGCATTTTGTGGGCGAGCTTGGAGACGACGTCGGGGGCGAGCGTGGTGTCTGAGTCCACGTTCAAGATGAGATCCCCAGAGGACTGGGTGATAGCGGCGATTTGCGCTTTGCGCTTTCCAACATTTTTAGCGAGAATTATGAAGCTGAATCTTTCATCGTCTGCATAGGCAGCGCGCTGAGCCACAACCGCGTCGCGATTTCTGGAACCGTCGTCTACTACATAAATACGCAATTTTCCGGCATAATCTTGCTCCGCAAGCGACGCGAGGCATTCCGAAAGAACGATTGGGTCCTCGTTGAAGGACGGCACAATGACATCAACGCTTGGCACAGAGGTGGCGTCGATATGTTTCGCAGGTGTTGTTGAGATCGTTGTCCGCCTAGCATGAAAGACCTGCGCGCTCTTATAAACAGTGGAGAGCATTGCATAAAGCGAGACGGCGGCGATGCTGGTTGTTGCGAGCAGGGTCATGGTTTCTCGTTTGTCCAGTGTTTCAGGGAAGTGAACGAATTTGGAATCCGCGGCTATGCAGTGCCGGAATAATTCGAGAGAGTGCTAAAAGCGTCTGGTCACGCAGTCCGGCAAGCGAGCATTGCTCAACCTCATCGGGCGGACACCCGTCGTGCAAAAGTACGATTGCCCCAGGCCGAGCAGCAGCAAGCACCTCATCAACGATCACATCGGTGCCCGGGCAAGACCAATCTCTAGGGTCGGCCGACCAGTGAACGGCTCCAAGTCCAGCCCTCACCGATGCTGAGAGCACGTCTTCAGTCCACGCCCCGTAAGGCGCTCGTAAGTGCCGGACCTGGGCTTGGGGACAGGCCGAGACAATAGCTTGATGCGCCTCGTCTATTTCACGTTTCACATCCTTGGGATCGCAGGTGGCGAGGTCGGGATGCGTCATGGTATGATTGGCGACATCATGACCTTCCGCCACAAGGCGTTGAATGAGTTCCGGGTGATCCTTCACGTAGGAACCGATAGCAAAAAATGTTGCCGGGACGCGGTGCTCAGCTAGAACATCAAGGATTTGCGGCGTGCAGAATGGATTGGGACCATCATCGAACGTCAAGTAAACGCAGCGATCTTCCGGTCCGTTTGTGTGATTGACCGGTACTTCGCTCATATAGGCAGGCCGCTTCATAGTTCCGACCCGTTTCGTTCAATCAACGAGCCCGCAGGCCACTCAGTCATCGGACGGTCGACGGGAACTACCAATACGAGGACATCTTCAGTGCGCGTGGCTGGCAGGTCGGAATGCGCGTCTGGAAGCGTGGAGCGCACACGCAGCCCCGTCATCATATTGGCGGTTCCGTCTCGGCAGTATCTTTCCATGTGATTCCGCATGGCGTGGCGAACTGTTCCAAAAGCAAATGGAACGCTCAACTCGCGCAGAACCGGAAACATAGCGCGGACCGAGTGAGCGATGCCTAATCCTTCTAGATCCGGTCGCACTCCGTACAGGCCTAGCTCGGCCACAAGCAAATCAGTCGTACCGACCCTTACGAAGCGGCGTAACAAGCCCATGTGGCTAGCGACACCGCGCGAGTCATATGCGATTGCGCGGCGTTCGGGCCTCGCACCACCCCAGCTTCGGCCAGTCTCGAACGGCTTGGCATTGAAAGCTCCCGTCGGCCCATAGGTCTTGCAAAAAAAATCAGCGAGCTCCGCGTGGTCTGAAGCTTCCAACTCATTTTCCCAGCATATTTTCCATCGCACTTCAGAAGACATGCAAAAGCTCCACGTTGTTCCTTCACCCAGCCACGATCAAAGCCGCGCGAGATTGTTGCGCATGACTATTGGATTGCCGGTTAGACAATCGAGCGGTTAGGAGAAGTAAAGAATTGAAATCGGGCCCTTGCCCGGCATTTCGATTTTTCGTTCCCGGCCTTGATATTGATCAAGTTCCGGCTTTTCTATAAGTGATCCGAAAGATTGGTAAAATTGATTGTTTGGATGGCAATCATCTATGGAATGGATATACACTCATGCGTTTTAAAGGCCTTGATCTCAACCTTCTTGTAGCGCTCGACGCTCTAATGACCGAGCGCAAGCTCACAGCAGCGGCACGCAGCATCAACCTCAGCCAACCCGCCATGAGCGCTGCCATCTCCAGGTTGCGCGCCTATTTCAACGACGAGCTTTTTATTATGCAGAGACGGGAGCTAATTCCGACCCCGCGTGCGGAGGCACTCGCCCCCGCTGTTCGCGATGCTCTCTTGCATATTCAGCTCTCCGTCATCGCATGGGATCCAATAATCCCTGCGGAGTCCGACCGCCGATTCAGAATTATCCTTTCAGACTTCATGGCACTGGTCTTCTTCGACAAGATCATCTTGCGCTTAGCTCGAGAGGCGCCGGGGGTCAGCTTCGAGTTGCTGCCACTTGACGACGATCCGGAGGAGCTTCTCCGCCGTGGGGATGTTGATTTTCTGATCCTTCCGGATTTGTTCATGTCTGGCGCCCACCCAAAAGCAAGGCTTTTCGAAGAGGAACTGGTGTGTGTCGGCTGCCCTACGAACGAGCAGCTGCCAGGGAAGCTCTCCCTGGAGCAATATATGTCCATGGGGCATGTTGCGGCTAAGTTCGGACGTGGTCTTAAGCCTTCTGTTGAGCAATGGTTATTGCTGGAGCACGGCTTCAAGAGGCGTATTGAACTCGTCGTGCCGGGGTTTAACCTGATCCCGCCGTTGCTGTCAGGCACTAACCGAATAGCAACCATCCCGCTCCGGCTGGTCAAACATTACGAACAAACTATCCCCTTACGGATCATCGAGCATCCTTTGCCACTGCTTTCGTTCACTGAGGCTGTCCAATGGCCGGCTCTTCACAACACTGATCCTGGAAACATATGGATGCGCAAGATTATGATCAAAGAGGCTTCGCGCATGGAATCTGAGATGCAAAGTTGCACGTCGTAAGCGGCACCCCCGGGTTCATTCCACAGCCCCAGTAGTTAGATGGGCGCTGATCATTGGAACCGATGCATTCGGTCCCCTAACGAGGCAACGCATTATAGGCGGGTCCCGGTGCCTCAGCTCATCCAGCGATTTAAGCCATTGTGCCGAGAGCGATCGTTTCTACCTGAGAAGGTGCCATGTATGCTTTACCTGGCCTAATGCAAAGTGATTCAAAACTTTATTCCTGTCATTTATGTTCGGCTCAATGCTGAAAACCAGCATCACGCCACGGCGACTTCATCGACCTCCCGCACATGCTTCCTGCGCCGCACTGATAACGCGCCGGCCCGGGAAGGGCCAAAGCTCAATACTTTCGATCCGCGTAATCACGCTTTTCCTGGAGGGTTTGAAACGCCGCCCGCTAATGAATTCAGCCGCGCAATGCGCCGAGCCACGATCCATGGCGTGGATGCTTTTGATCCACACAATCAATTTTACCAATCATTTCATATGATCCATAGCAAGGCAGCCGCGCGGTGAGGTTGGGTAATTTTGTCGGTTCTGTCATCACTTCGCAGACGAGCCGGAACATCTTCCGATGTTAGCAGCAATTGGATCGGGTCTTCTCGCAAGGCCGGCGGCTTGTCGAAATTAGGCATGATGGAAAGGAACACAAATGGCTGATCAACTCACACTGGAAATTATCAGTGCGATCAATAAGCTCGTCAAAGCTGAAAACGGCGAGAGAACGACCGTAGCGCTCGGCGAAATAACGACTGACACGGAGTTGACTTCGCTTGGCATCGATTCGCTGGGTTTGGCCGATGTCCTTTGGGATCTGGAGCAAATCTACGGCATCAAGATCGAGATGAATACGGCGGATGCCTGGTCGAACCTCAACAATATCGGCGACGTGGTGGAAGCCGTCCGTGGCTTGCTCACTAGGGAGGTCTGAATGGACAAGCGCGTCGTTATCACCGGATTGGGCGGACTGTGCGGACTGGGCACCGATGCTTCCTCTATCTGGACGGAGATGCGCGAAGGCCGCTCCGCCATCGGCCCGATTTCAAATTCAGAGATTCATGAGCTGAAGGGGATGATCGGGACCGAGATCAAGGTGCTGCCTCAACACGACATTGATCGCAAGCAGCTCATCTCCATGGACCGCTTCAGCCTGCTTGCCGTGCTTGCAGCTAGAGAAGCCATGCGACAGGCCGGCCTTTCGTGCGATGAAGAAAATGCCCACCGTTTCGGCGCGACAGTGGGCGTTGGCTTTGGCGGCTGGGACGCTACCGAGAAGGCCTACCGCACCCTCCTACTGGGCGGCGCGACCCGCACTGAGCTATTCACTGGGGTAAAGGCAATGCCTAGCGCGGCTGCCTGTCAAGTAAGCATGAACCTCGGGCTGCGGGGGCCAGTCTTCGGTGCCACCTCCGCCTGCGCCTCGGCCAACCATGCGATCGCTTCAGCGGTAGACCAGATCAAGCTCGGTAGGGCGGACGTTATGCTAGCTGGAGGAAGCGACGCGCCACTCGTGTGGATCGTGCTTAAGGCATGGGAAGCAATGCGCGTACTCGCTCCAGATACTTGCCGGCCATTCTCCGCCGACAGGAAAGGACTAGTTTTGGGCGAGGGTGCGGGCATGGCGGTGCTGGAAAGTTATGAGCATGCCGCCGCCCGCGGTGCAACAATGCTTGCCGAGGTCGCCGGCATTGGCCTTTCCGCCGATGCCTACCACATCGCTGCACCAGCTGTGCATGGGCCGGAGGCGGCGATGCGCGCCTGCCTTGTTGATGCGGGTTTAAATGCCGAGGATGTAGACTACCTCAACGCCCATGGCACCGGCACCAAGGCCAACGATCAGATCGAAACGATGGCGATTAAGCGCGTCTTCGGTGACCATGCTCGATCGATGTCCATCTCTTCCACCAAATCCACTCACGCGCACTGCCTCGGGGCAGCAAGTGCGCTCGAAATGATTGCCTGCGTGATGGCGATCCAAGAAGATGTCGTGCCGCCGACCGCAAACTATCGCGAGCCGGATCCCGATTGTGACCTGGACATCACGCCAAATGTGCCCCGGGAGCGTAGGGTGCGCGTGGCCATGAGCAACGCCTTCGCCATGGGCGGCATGAATGCTGTCCTTGCGTTTAAGCAGGTGCAATGAAGTGAAGATCGTCACGATTGACCCCTTGTAAGGCCAGCTTCAAGTGCCTGAAGCAGGCGCCGCCGATTCCCGTCAGCGAGGTTTCGCTGCAATTCCCCAGATACTCGCGCATCTGAAAAATGTTGCGCAGCCACGCTATTCCGCTTTCACCACGTGTCGCGGGGAGCTGGAGCCTGACTATTTTCGTCGCCGGAGTTCTCACTCGGCTCGCCGGTCGACTAAAGTTGACGCCTCATCCTTTTCTGCCACGAACAAGGAGTGTTACTATCAATTCCACCTCCGCCTGCACCCGATATCGTGCCAGGTGCCAGCTAGCTTGATCGCGAAGTAGTCGCACTCAAGTACCGTCCTCCCGCTAACAAGATCTGAGAAGTGACGATGAAACGCAGCCAAAAAGAGAAGATGCTGGCAGGCGAAATGTACAACGCAGCGGACCCCGAGATCCAAGCCGAGCTGCTCCTCACCGGGGCTTGGTTGAAGCGGTATAATGACACGCTGGGCGACTCCGCCGAGCGGTGGAATGCGCTCCTTTTAGAACGATTGGGAGCAGTCGGGCTTGGAGCGGTTATTCGTCCTCCGTTCCACTGCGATTACGGGTTTAACATCCGGATCGGAGCTTGGGTCTACATCAATTACAACTGCGTCATTCTTGACGTGGCAGCGGTAACTATCGGTGACGGAACCGCAATTGGCCCTGCTGTGCAGATTTATACTGCGGACCATCCACATGATCCAGAGCAGCGCCAGGCTGGACTGCAGTTGGGACGGCCTGTCAGCATTGGCAGGCACGCCTGGATTGGCGGTGGAGCAATCATTCTCCCGGGCGTGACAATTGGCGATCACGCTGTCGTTGGCGCTGGTAGTGTGGTCACGCGAGATATTCCTGCAGGAAGCACGGCCATGGGAAATCCAGCTCGGGTCAAGGCTGGTGGACGCTTGCCGAAATCATAAAAGCAGGCGTTGGGGTAAATCCGGCGGTAAGGGGTAGTTTCTTTGCTTGTGCGAACGGAACTTCTGGGCCGCCATGGCCCTTGCGGTTCCAACTGTCGGCACTTTCAATCTGACGCAAACCTCTTTGCAAATGCGGCTGGGCAGCCCTGCTGACCGATTCGTGATCACGTTTGCATGCAAAGGGGCAATTACGACTTAGGGTCAACCCGCAGACCCATACCGCTTCACCTGCAGAAAAACGAATTGCCTCCGTGCACATGATGAAAGACAATTGGTCGTGCCGAATGACAGTAAGCGGTGCCTTGACCCCACCTTCCGGATCAGCGTGTGATTGTTGATGTTGTTGCCGAACGAGGCTTCGACATATGACGATTACAGGATTTACGCATGGCACCAGTGAAGATGTGCCGTTGCAACGGTTTGAGGTTTTCACGGGAACAGGCCGTCGCCGCGACTGGAGCGACGAGGAGAAGGACCGCATTGTCGCCGAGAGCTATAGCGGCGAGATGTCGGTCAGTGCTGTTGCGCGTCGGCATGGGTTGTCGCCCGGACAATTGTTTACCTGGCGTCGGCAGGTGCGAAGTCAGGCGAAGCAAGACTCGCCGTCAATGTTTGTGCCAGCGGTAATTGATCGTCCGGCAGAGCCACCCCCGACACGGCGAAAGACGATAACGAGGAGCGCACTTCCAATTGCGGCAATCGAGCTGGAGGTTGGCGGCGCGATCGTCAGGATCGCATCTGGCACGGACAGCGCGACCATTGCTGCCGTGAACCAGGCCTTGAAGGCTCAGTCGTGATTGGTCCGTCCGGTGCGGTAAAGGTGATGATCGCCACCAAGCCCGTCGACTTCCGCAAAGGTGCTGAAGGATTGGCAGCACTGGTGAAGGCGGAGATGGGTGCTGACCCATTCTCTGGCACGATCTACGTGTTCCGCGCCAAACGAACGGACCGGATCAAGCTGATCTTCTGGGATGGCAGCGGCGTGCGCCTGGTCGCCAAGCGGCTTGAGGATGGCGAGTTCCATTGGCCTCGAATGCAGGACGGCGCGATGCATCTGACGGCCGCACAGTTCTCGGCGCTGTTCGAGGGACTGGACTGGAAACGCGTTCATGCGCCGAGCGAAACGCGCACGCCGGTAAGGGCTGGATGACGGCCGCGACCATTTGAATCAGCACCATCCAGCCTCTCGATCCGAGCGGTAAAATATGCTGTTCTCGATCCATGACGATAACGGCGGACGAACTTCCGGATGACCTGAACGCGCTGAAAGCCATGGTGCTTTCGCGTGAGGCGGAGAATGCCCGCCTGCGTCAGATCATCAAGGAATTGCAGCGCCACCGCTTTGGTCGACGGGCAGAGACGCTTCCCGAGGATCAGCTTCTGCTTGGGTTTGAAGAAGCCGAGCAGGTCGAAGCCGACGGACTGGAAGAGAAGGAACAGGCTGCCACGGCTTTTCGCCAGTCGCAAGTTGCCAAGCGGCGCACGAACCGGGGCTCGCTACCAGCGCACCTGCCGCGCATCGAGGTCGTGGTCGATATCGATGACCACGCCTGTCGTCGACGACCTGCTGCCTTGGGTCTACGCCGCAACGCATGAACTCAAAGCCGTGGCCTGAAAACAGCGCTTACTAATGACATGCGCGCGGCATGTCGTCGGCAGATACCAATTCCTGTTGGCTCGAACATTTTCAGAGGCAGGCGCCCAAAACCCGGGCGAAGCTTATCATCGACACTTTGCAGAAGGCACCATTCACCGCATACAGCGTCAATCGACCCTACTGAGGGAGTCGCATCCATATCGTGGATGATAGCTATCGCAATAATCAATTTTACTAATCTGTTTGGATTTAATAGCACCCGCTGGAGGACACGCACCGAGCGGCGTCCGCCTTCCTGATTACCGGTCGGGGGCTCTTGGGACATGGGTGACAAGCATGTGTGGGATTGTTGGCATAGTGGGACATAAGCCCGTGTCGGAGCGGCTGATCGAAGCCTTGGAGCGGCTGGAATACCGCGGTTATGATTCAGCCGGGATTGCTACGATCTTCGAGCGAGAATTGCACCGACGCCGTGCAGAAGGCAA
This is a stretch of genomic DNA from Rhizobium bangladeshense. It encodes these proteins:
- a CDS encoding beta-ketoacyl-[acyl-carrier-protein] synthase family protein is translated as MDKRVVITGLGGLCGLGTDASSIWTEMREGRSAIGPISNSEIHELKGMIGTEIKVLPQHDIDRKQLISMDRFSLLAVLAAREAMRQAGLSCDEENAHRFGATVGVGFGGWDATEKAYRTLLLGGATRTELFTGVKAMPSAAACQVSMNLGLRGPVFGATSACASANHAIASAVDQIKLGRADVMLAGGSDAPLVWIVLKAWEAMRVLAPDTCRPFSADRKGLVLGEGAGMAVLESYEHAAARGATMLAEVAGIGLSADAYHIAAPAVHGPEAAMRACLVDAGLNAEDVDYLNAHGTGTKANDQIETMAIKRVFGDHARSMSISSTKSTHAHCLGAASALEMIACVMAIQEDVVPPTANYREPDPDCDLDITPNVPRERRVRVAMSNAFAMGGMNAVLAFKQVQ
- the nodD1 gene encoding transcriptional regulator NodD1; translation: MRFKGLDLNLLVALDALMTERKLTAAARSINLSQPAMSAAISRLRAYFNDELFIMQRRELIPTPRAEALAPAVRDALLHIQLSVIAWDPIIPAESDRRFRIILSDFMALVFFDKIILRLAREAPGVSFELLPLDDDPEELLRRGDVDFLILPDLFMSGAHPKARLFEEELVCVGCPTNEQLPGKLSLEQYMSMGHVAAKFGRGLKPSVEQWLLLEHGFKRRIELVVPGFNLIPPLLSGTNRIATIPLRLVKHYEQTIPLRIIEHPLPLLSFTEAVQWPALHNTDPGNIWMRKIMIKEASRMESEMQSCTS
- a CDS encoding acyl carrier protein, which codes for MADQLTLEIISAINKLVKAENGERTTVALGEITTDTELTSLGIDSLGLADVLWDLEQIYGIKIEMNTADAWSNLNNIGDVVEAVRGLLTREV
- the tnpA gene encoding IS66-like element accessory protein TnpA; translated protein: MTITGFTHGTSEDVPLQRFEVFTGTGRRRDWSDEEKDRIVAESYSGEMSVSAVARRHGLSPGQLFTWRRQVRSQAKQDSPSMFVPAVIDRPAEPPPTRRKTITRSALPIAAIELEVGGAIVRIASGTDSATIAAVNQALKAQS
- the tnpB gene encoding IS66 family insertion sequence element accessory protein TnpB (TnpB, as the term is used for proteins encoded by IS66 family insertion elements, is considered an accessory protein, since TnpC, encoded by a neighboring gene, is a DDE family transposase.); the protein is MIGPSGAVKVMIATKPVDFRKGAEGLAALVKAEMGADPFSGTIYVFRAKRTDRIKLIFWDGSGVRLVAKRLEDGEFHWPRMQDGAMHLTAAQFSALFEGLDWKRVHAPSETRTPVRAG
- the nodI gene encoding nodulation factor ABC transporter ATP-binding protein NodI, giving the protein MNGQLANLKTAIADPHQDHIILSERQGQSKSKSMDSPSGSLSSVAIDLAGVSKSYGGKVVVNDLSFTIAAGECFGLLGPNGAGKSTITRMILGMTSPSAGTITVLGAREPRQVRLARAKIGIVSQFDNLDLEFTVRENLLVYGRYFRMSTREIEAVIPSLLDFARLESKTNTRVADLSGGMKRRLTLARALINDPQLLILDEPTTGLDPHARHLIWERLRSLLARGKTILLTTHIMEEAERLCDRLCVLEAGRKIAEGRPHALIEEQIGCPVIEIYGGDPQELSLLIRPNARRLEISGETLFCYTPDPEQVRAQLRGYSGLRLLERPPNLEDVFLRLTGREMEK
- the nodC gene encoding chitooligosaccharide synthase NodC, with the protein product MTLLATTSIAAVSLYAMLSTVYKSAQVFHARRTTISTTPAKHIDATSVPSVDVIVPSFNEDPIVLSECLASLAEQDYAGKLRIYVVDDGSRNRDAVVAQRAAYADDERFSFIILAKNVGKRKAQIAAITQSSGDLILNVDSDTTLAPDVVSKLAHKMRDPAVGAAMGQLKASNQGDTWLTRLIDMEYWLACNEERAAQARFGAVMCCCGPCAMYRRSAMLSLLDQYETQLYRGKPSDFGEDRHLTILMLSAGFRTEYVPSAIAATVVPDTIGVYLRQQLRWARSTFRDTLLAFPVLPGLDRYLTLDVIGQNGGPLLLALSVLTGIGQFAMTATVPWWTIMVIGSMTLVRCSVVAYRARELRFLGFALHTLVNIFLLIPLKAYALCTLSNSDWLSRGSVAIAPNVGQGATKVPGRATSEIAYSGE
- the nodL gene encoding nodulation O-acetyltransferase NodL, whose translation is MKRSQKEKMLAGEMYNAADPEIQAELLLTGAWLKRYNDTLGDSAERWNALLLERLGAVGLGAVIRPPFHCDYGFNIRIGAWVYINYNCVILDVAAVTIGDGTAIGPAVQIYTADHPHDPEQRQAGLQLGRPVSIGRHAWIGGGAIILPGVTIGDHAVVGAGSVVTRDIPAGSTAMGNPARVKAGGRLPKS
- the nodB gene encoding chitooligosaccharide deacetylase NodB, whose product is MKRPAYMSEVPVNHTNGPEDRCVYLTFDDGPNPFCTPQILDVLAEHRVPATFFAIGSYVKDHPELIQRLVAEGHDVANHTMTHPDLATCDPKDVKREIDEAHQAIVSACPQAQVRHLRAPYGAWTEDVLSASVRAGLGAVHWSADPRDWSCPGTDVIVDEVLAAARPGAIVLLHDGCPPDEVEQCSLAGLRDQTLLALSRIIPALHSRGFQIRSLP
- a CDS encoding NodA family N-acyltransferase, whose amino-acid sequence is MSSEVRWKICWENELEASDHAELADFFCKTYGPTGAFNAKPFETGRSWGGARPERRAIAYDSRGVASHMGLLRRFVRVGTTDLLVAELGLYGVRPDLEGLGIAHSVRAMFPVLRELSVPFAFGTVRHAMRNHMERYCRDGTANMMTGLRVRSTLPDAHSDLPATRTEDVLVLVVPVDRPMTEWPAGSLIERNGSEL